A single window of Rana temporaria chromosome 1, aRanTem1.1, whole genome shotgun sequence DNA harbors:
- the LOC120932449 gene encoding zinc finger MYM-type protein 1-like, translating to MCPPYIAILELPLVRGSVKKVRKNKVYYVLVKITFSAEMKRNVLSGAQKRKKAAEEKEKMCKLPKLTSWLNTGATSASSSAPPDVASTSTCTSIPAEIPMVSLPDPTAGENPQEEMPTSVSVREFATQDTDPGLWDISNTSTVDYWIHSGPTACQNHDCNLLNSGRVYKGTGRENTQTRYLSKNVFKRELRNGECVKREWLLYSPSQGRLYCFACRLFSKTESPFATSGYNDWKHSNVIGEHENGEEHRKCMTAYFIRHKETGNVDTLLLQQLRSEQEYWHKVLTRVVSVIRFLASRGLPFRGENQIIGSAKNGNYLGILELLSEFDPFLEEHLKLYGNPGKGNPSYLSANICEEFIEIMGQHVLSAILEEIKESKYYSISVDSTPDISHTDQLTFTVRYIRGCEPVERFLKFIPIFSHGAKNLADTVVGFLKENKIPLSNCRGQSYDNASNMSGRYTGLQARILQLNEFAVYVPCAGHSLNLVGVKAAECCLQCVKIFDFVQRLYSFFSASTHRWNVLATSLGKNIVVKRLSDTRWSAHFDAVHALHEGFEKIKNALDSVSADTEQEVNTRREAKGLSDKMENLETIFLTILWNDVLERVNKTSKVLQSEDMNIFVAMNLLESLKTYLQDTRDRFSAYELKARSRCPDSEYKEKREGKRSVRLTRYDGSEEEVLLSKSEKFKVETFLPVLDSLIPALTKRAEAYSSIGNMFSFFCELKTIRSDDLKKRCEYLANVYHKDLDYGDLLNECEHLKHYMILDQNCETLPALYRKIISDNLKSVFPNVEIALRVFMCMMVTNCAGERSFSRLKLIKNELRSTMGQHRLNWLSLMCIEHDILKTIDFKPVIKEFCTKKCRKFNK from the coding sequence ATGTGTCCCCCTTATATAGCAATCTTAGAGTTGCCACTCGTTCGAGGAAGTGTAAAAAAGGTGaggaaaaataaagtttattacGTGTTGGTGAAAATAACCTTTAGTGCAGAAATGAAACGTAATGTTTTGAGTGGAGCACAGAAGAGGAAAAAGGCTGCAGAGGAGAAAGAGAAAATGTGCAAACTTCCAAAACTAACATCTTGGCTCAATACAGGTGCAACGTCAGCCAGTAGTTCTGCTCCTCCAGATGTAGCATCCACATCTACATGCACTTCAATTCCAGCAGAAATACCAATGGTATCATTACCTGATCCTACTGCTGGGGAAAATCCACAAGAGGAAATGCCCACATCTGTATCAGTAAGGGAGTTTGCAACCCAAGACACAGATCCGGGGCTATGGGATATTAGCAATACTAGTACAGTGGATTACTGGATTCATAGTGGGCCGACAGCATGCCAGAATCATGACTGCAACCTTTTAAACTCAGGCAGAGTGTATAAGGGAACTGGAAGAGAAAATACACAGACAAGGTATTTGTCAAAGAATGTGTTTAAACGTGAATTGCGGAATGGCGAGTGTGTAAAGCGTGAATGGCTACTCTATTCGCCATCCCAAGGTCGTTTGTACTGCTTTGCATGTCGCCTATTTTCCAAGACAGAATCTCCCTTTGCTACATCAGGATATAATGACTGGAAGCACAGCAATGTTATTGGTGAACATGAAAATGGAGAAGAACATCGCAAGTGCATGACGGCATATTTTATTCGCCATAAAGAAACTGGAAATGTTGATACACTATTACTTCAACAACTTCGCTCAGAGCAGGAGTATTGGCATAAAGTGTTGACACGAGTGGTTTCTGTAATTCGCTTTCTTGCCTCCAGAGGTTTGCCATTTCGTGGAGAAAACCAAATAATTGGGTCTGCTAAAAATGGAAACTATTTGGGTATTCTTGAGCTGTTAAGTGAATTTGACCCTTTTTTGGAAGAACATCTCAAATTGTATGGGAATCCAGGAAAGGGGAACCCATCATATTTATCAGCAAACATTTGTGAGGAATTCATTGAAATAATGGGACAACATGTTCTTTCTGCTATTCTTGAAGAAATAAAAGAATCAAAATATTATTCAATAAGTGTAGATTCCACTCCAGACATCTCACACACCGATCAACTGACATTTACTGTCCGGTACATTCGAGGATGTGAGCCTGTGGAACGTTTTCTTAAGTTCATCCCCATCTTTTCTCATGGAGCAAAGAATCTTGCCGACACTGTTGTGGGATTCCTTAAGGAGAACAAAATTCCACTATCCAACTGTCGTGGTCAGTCATATGACAATGCCTCAAATATGTCTGGACGCTATACTGGATTGCAAGCACGGATTCTTCAGTTGAATGAGTTTGCCGTGTATGTCCCCTGTGCTGGACACAGCTTGAACCTGGTGGGAGTAAAAGCAGCAGAGTGTTGTCTACAGTGTGTAAAAATCTTCGACTTTGTTCAGCgtctttattcattcttctctgctTCCACACATCGATGGAATGTTCTTGCAACATCTCTTGGGAAAAACATTGTGGTCAAGCGTCTGTCTGACACAAGATGGTCGGCACATTTTGATGCTGTTCATGCTTTACATGAGGGTTTTGAGAAAATTAAAAATGCACTAGATTCTGTATCAGCTGACACTGAACAGGAAGTAAATACAAGGCGAGAGGCAAAAGGATTGAGTGACAAAATGGAAAACCTGGAAACGATCTTCCTCACAATTCTTTGGAATGACGTTCTTGAAAGAGTCAACAAAACAAGCAAGGTCCTGCAATCAGAGGATATGAATATATTTGTTGCCATGAACCTTCTTGAGTCTCTAAAAACTTATCTTCAGGATACTAGAGACAGATTTAGTGCATATGAATTGAAAGCCAGGAGTAGGTGTCCAGATTCAGAATATAAGGAAAAACGGGAAGGAAAGCGAAGTGTACGCCTCACTAGATATGACGGATCAGAAGAAGAGGTACTTCTCAGTAAAAGTGAAAAGTTTAAGGTGGAAACATTCCTTCCTGTTCTGGACTCTCTAATTCCTGCACTGACAAAACGTGCAGAAGCTTATTCATCGATTGGAAATATGTTTTCATTCTTCTGTGAATTAAAAACAATTCGTTCTGATGACCTAAAAAAAAGGTGTGAATATCTGGCTAATGTTTATCACAAAGATCTTGATTATGGTGACCTACTAAATGAATGTGAGCATCTCAAGCACTACATGATTCTTGATCAAAATTGTGAGACTCTTCCTGCATTGTACAGAAAAATAATTTCAGACAACTT